In one window of Myxocyprinus asiaticus isolate MX2 ecotype Aquarium Trade chromosome 43, UBuf_Myxa_2, whole genome shotgun sequence DNA:
- the LOC127433157 gene encoding protein mono-ADP-ribosyltransferase PARP14-like isoform X2, with translation MEEYPFPIIVEGDWRPEHAKSVKKKLQIYFQSKKKSQGGDCVVQYDEKSSTATIQFKSPHIRDGVLSKAEHVITIEKYEVKLKVSKPSDEEKQPDRKEKPTEQACGYEEPNQSAPQTELDVEDPQESSAVVLENVPDDAKKDFLALFVENVSKISEKDFSMELIPELNTAVVTFNNCSAAGKFLEKSRTHRNFQQYNLRAHALERSTCVRVEDLPADASKMLLELYFEKWGCPQEVITVPSEKAAIITFKEEKAKDNVLKKDHNICNVPVKIYPYFKSLGTALYGSNRPTWKLPEPITVSVHPAIREFLLKKGLISSIRDQMSSQFCQINMDKPEVLLSPDPSLLKQKGVTKRHIDGWSKNASDAFMKIISNYTAFEWPVLNTLWTKVESDIKEVVNDLVFIDMDASKGILTLAGVAHDVIGLKHIMEKMIERATTQMERERNSVTEDMDMSPAMYFLLVQDGMQGATTVSPQLNLDYKKDRNRLVLTGLKMEILTFKNGVLEKKLNMKQKHLRMDHSILEFLKSVDCDEMSRDLFISHGISAVYTVENGNILLFASTDRALADAEKKLGTVLTFNNLTVEDQGVLALPQWQDLNKTLQNSYNTSKKRTVLIHFSTQRDKVIVSGFREPVTEVSENIGHFIEKHSRIEDIVRVKSHAVVEFIKDRKSQDWKSFLKSDKVKVHFDSKRPCIKLSGERASVQPAMSFFVKMADTLHTDTLIIKKAGAKKYFKEQGRFMLLMILKEKRFVVVLQEDHMLEDKEDEFSEGSSEDFGQLFCEVQMPGSVTVTVRKADICKLNVDAVVNAANENLKHIGGVALALLQAAGPHLQQCCDLYIKVNGCLKPGDAIITDAGRLPCKYVVHAVGPRFSDSDRPTAVQRLRCAVRESLNQASGKNCSSIAVPTISSGIFGFPLELCTETIAKEVHDYIEHQNRSGSRNSLTEINLVDNNDITVKAMAHAVRKEFAAFSPKMSSPHHPSYKQHGNSNHGHGAQGYHGHGNHGHRNQDFGSHNHEPKYERGNKDFERQAYVRGETTDSFSGARSENFEGALVTKNTKEGLKITLSKGNIQDACADIIVNTVSEDLDLCKGAVSRSILQTAGHHLQSEVTRFAHSNNPHYGDTVITDGYNLKCSKVFHVICPFWNGGHRSEDEVLIQIIRDCLRKADTRGMASISFPAIGTGNLGFPKDLVAKIMLSEVQQFSPQNLREVTVIVHPSDKESIECFTSIFRHGIQGPITKGGSRHFLPKANSLVRPAQTSEERKSQHEVGLIGKVSTPSLGVHTMNMGQVILEVSSGDITKEKTDAIVNSSNQTFSLKAGVSKAILDAAGLQVEQECLQIVSSSNVQQTEIVTSAGQLPCGNIIHIIGRNSPADIKEVVLSVLKLCEARQFTSVAFPALGTGQGGANPADVADAMVDAVVDFVKKKKVVHVKCVKFLIFQTSMVANFHQSMLRRSGERVEEEKSLLGKIKGFFFGESPENHTNEEFVMVSEEIEPVVFQLCGETPEDLRNAREIINSLIIKEHLNIPIRDPAIAHFNKEDVELLNAMRRELTVSFKLEKKGQDSVITLEGLTRDVHTAENRIRDMIRKVERKENRRREAFMVSSVVEWQYLEHGQNLKPFDMLTNYDLEEASQNRQPSVKIKIDNDEYDVNLVRRVATRGKMRIELKRVDLQVQNTLPSHWEDMKGKSVVLVQLTASSQEYAVVEKEFKKTGLTIIKIERVQNSTLWKNYMIKKEELEDKNKHKNNEKLLFHGTGPNTTDQINHHGFNRSYAGLNGAMYGNGTYFAVDPSYSAQGYSKPDVNGVKRMYLARVLVGDFTQGKQGLAIPPAKSSNSVDLYNSVTDNPKNPSMFVIFSDVQAYPEYIITFK, from the exons ATCAAAGTGCCCCTCAGACTGAGTTGGATGTGGAGGACCCTCAGGAGTCAAGTGCTGTAGTCCTGGAGAATGTTCCAGATGATGCTAAAAAAGATTTCTTGGCTCTGTTTGTGGAGAACGTCAGTAAAATTTCAGAGAAAGACTTCAGCATGGAGTTAATACCAGAATTAAACACAGCAGTTGTTACCTTTAATAATTGTAGTG CTGCAGGAAAGTTCCTTGAGAAGAGCAGGACACATAGAAATTTCCAGCAGTATAATCTGAGGGCCCATGCACTAGAGAGGAGCACATGTGTGAGAGTGGAGGATCTTCCAGCTGACGCCAGTAAGATGCTGCTGGAACTGTATTTTGAAAAATGGGGTTGTCCACAAGAAGTTATCACAGTTCCATCAGAGAAAGCAGCCATTATAACCTTCAAGGAGGAAAAAG cCAAGGATAATGTTTTGAAGAAGGACCATAACATCTGCAATGTTCCAGTCAAGATATATCCATATTTTAAATCACTGGGCACAGCATTGTATGGTAGCAACAGGCCGACATGGAAGCTGCCTGAACCCATCACAGTCAGTGTACATCCTGCAATCAGGGAGTTCCTCCTCAAGAAAGGACTGATTTCCTCTATAAGAGACCAGATGAGCTCACAGTTCTGCCAAATAAACATGGACAAACCTGAAGTTCTGCTCAGTCCTGATCCATCATTGCTGAAACAGAAAGGTGTAACCAAAAGACACATTGATGGCTGGAGTAAGAATGCCTCAGATGCCTTCATGAAAATTATCTCCAACTACACAGCATTTGAGTGGCCAGTATTGAACACCTTGTGGACCAAAGTGGAGAGTGATATTAAGGAAGTGGTGAATGATCTTGTTTTTATAGATATGGATGCCTCTAAAGGAATCCTAACACTGGCAGGTGTGGCCCATGATGTAATTGGCCTGAAACACATCATGGAGAAAATGATAGAAAGAGCAACAACtcaaatggagagagagaggaacagtGTCACAGAAGACATGGATATGTCCCCTGCTATGTACTTTCTGCTTGTACAAGATGGCATGCAAGGTGCTACGACTGTTTCTCCACAACTGAACCTTGACTACAAAAAAGACCGGAACAGATTGGTTTTAACAGGTCTTAAAATGGAAATTCTCACCTTCAAGAACGGGGTCCTTGAGAAGAAATTAAATATGAAGCAGAAGCATTTAAGGATGGACCATTCAATCCTGGAATTCTTGAAATCAGTGGATTGTGATGAGATGTCCAGAGATCTGTTTATATCTCATGGAATAAGTGCTGTCTACACAGTTGAAAATGGAAATATTCTTTTGTTTGCGAGTACAGACAGAGCACTTGCTGATGCAGAGAAAAAGCTGGGGACAGTTCTTACATTCAACAACCTCACTGTAGAAGATCAGGGTGTCCTTGCATTGCCACAGTGGCAGGATCTCAATAAAACACTGCAAAATTCATACAATACTTCCAAAAAGAGGACTGTGCTGATACATTTTTCAACACAGAGAGACAAAGTAATAGTGTCTGGATTCAGAGAACCAGTGACAGAGGTCAGTGAAAACATAGGACATTTCATTGAGAAACACTCTAGAATTGAAGATATAGTTCGTGTCAAATCACATGCAGTGGTTGAATTCATAAAAGATAGAAAATCCCAGGATTGGAAGAGTTTTCTTAAATCTGATAAGGTGAAAGTGCATTTTGATTCAAAGAGACCCTGTATCAAACTGTCTGGAGAGCGTGCATCTGTTCAACCAGCTATGTCCTTCTTTGTAAAGATGGCAGACACTCTCCACACTGATACACTGATCATTAAGAAGGCAGGAGCAAAAAAGTACTTCAAGGAGCAAGGCAGATTTATGCTTTTAATGATTTTGAAGGAAAAAAGGTTTGTGGTGGTGCTCCAGGAAGATCACATGTTGGAAGATAAGGAGGATGAATTTAGCGAAGGTAGTTCTGAAGATTTTGGGCAGCTGTTTTGTGAGGTTCAGATGCCAGGTAGTGTAACTGTTACAGTCAGAAAGGCAGACATTTGCAAGTTAAATGTTGATGCTGTTGTCAATGCTGCTAATGAAAATCTGAAGCACATTGGTGGGGTTGCTTTAGCACTTCTCCAAGCTGCTGGACCACATCTGCAGCAATGTTGTGACCTATATATTAAAGTAAATGGATGTCTAAAACCTGGAGATGCCATCATCACTGATGCTGGTCGACTTCCTTGTAAATATGTGGTGCATGCTGTTGGACCCCGCTTTAGTGATTCAGACAGACCTACTGCTGTGCAACGCCTAAGATGTGCTGTGAGGGAAAGTTTGAACCAGGCTTCAGGCAAAAACTGCTCCTCCATTGCAGTTCCTACAATCAGCTCAGGTATATTTGGCTTTCCTCTTGAACTTTGCACTGAGACAATCGCCAAGGAAGTGCATGACTACATCGAACACCAGAACCGCAGTGGCTCCAGGAACAGCCTGACTGAGATTAATTTGGTTGACAACAATGACATCACTGTGAAAGCCATGGCTCATGCTGTCAGAAAGGAGTTTGCTGCTTTTAGCCCTAAAATGTCTTCCCCTCATCATCCCTCATATAAACAGCATGGGAATAGCAACCATGGACACGGAGCTCAAGGCTATCATGGTCATGGTAATCATGGACATAGAAACCAAGACTTTGGCAGTCACAATCATGAACCAAAATATGAACGTGGTAATAAAGACTTTGAAAGACAAGCATATGTTAGAGGAGAAACCACAGACTCCTTTTCTGGTGCCAGATCAGAGAACTTTGAAGGTGCTCTCGTGACCAAAAATACAAAAGAGGggctaaaaatcaccttgagcaAAGGGAACATCCAGGATGCTTGT GCTGATATCATTGTAAACACTGTATCAGAAGACCTGGACCTTTGTAAAGGTGCTGTTTCAAGATCAATCCTTCAGACTGCTGGTCATCATCTTCAGTCAGAAGTCACTAGATTTGCTCACTCAAATAATCCACATTATGGAGATACAGTCATCACTGATGGCTATAACCTGAAATGTTCAAAAGTCTTTCATGTGATTTGCCCATTTTGGAATGGTGGACATCGCTCAGAAGATGAG GTACTAATTCAGATCATTAGAGATTGCCTGAGAAAAGCAGACACTAGGGGGATGGCTTCAATCTCCTTCCCAGCTATAGGAACTGGGAACCTTGGCTTTCCTAAGGATCTGGTGGCCAAGATCATGCTGAGTGAAGTCCAGCAATTTAGTCCCCAGAACCTTCGAGAGGTAACTGTGATTGTGCACCCTTCTGACAAGGAGAGTATAGAG TGCTTTACCAGCATCTTTAGACATGGGATTCAGGGTCCCATCACAAAAGGAGGAAGTCGACATTTCTTGCCTAAAGCAAATTCTTTGGTCAGGCCAGCACAGACCTCTG aagagagaaagtcacaacatgagg TAGGACTGATTGGCAAAGTCTCCACTCCCTCTCTTGGGGTTCACACAATGAATATGGGTCAAGTGATCCTAGAGGTTTCATCAGGAGACATAACTAAAGAAAAAACTGATGCCATTGTCAACTCCTCAAATCAGACATTTTCTCTGAAAGCAG GAGTTTCCAAGGCCATTTTAGATGCTGCTGGATTACAAGTGGAACaggaatgtttacagattg TGAGTTCATCAAACGTTCAGCAAACAGAGATTGTGACCTCAGCTGGGCAGCTCCCATGTGGAAACATCATTCATATTATTGGACGTAATAGTCCAGCTGACATTAAGGAAGttgttttgtctgttcttaagTTATGTGAGGCACGCCAATTTACCTCTGTTGCCTTTCCAGCTCTTGGCACAG GTCAAGGTGGTGCAAATCCAGCTGATGTTGCAGACGCAATGGTTGATGCAGTTGTTGACTTTGTCAAGAAAAAGAAAGTAgtgcatgtaaaatgtgtaaagttCCTTATATTCCAGACAAGCATGGTAGCAAACTTCCATCAAAGCATGCTCAGAAGATCTGGTGAGAGAGTTGAAGAGGAGAAAAGCCTGTTGGGCAAGATTAAAG GCTTCTTTTTTGGGGAAAGTCCTGAAAAtcacacaaatgaagagtttgtGATGGTGAGTGAGGAAATTGAGCCAGTTGTGTTTCAGCTATGTGGGGAGACACCAGAGGACTTGAGAAATGCCAGGGAAATTATCAACAGCTTGATAATAAAGGAGCACCTAAACATCCCCATCCGGGATCCTGCCATCGCTCATTTCAACAAAGAGGATGTAGAACTGCTGAATGCCATGCGGAGGGAGCTTACAGTCAGTTTTAAACTTGAGAAGAAAGGCCAAGACTCTGTGATTACTTTGGAGGGACTGACAAGAGATGTACACACGGCAGAGAATCGTATTCGGGACATGATCCGTAAGGTGGAAAGGAAAGAAAACCGAAGACGTGAGGCATTTATGGTCAGCAGTGTGGTTGAATGGCAATATCTGGAGCATGGGCAGAACCTCAAACCCTTTGATATGCTCACCAATTATGACCTGGAAGAGGCTTCTCAGAACAGACAGCCTTCAGTGAAAATCAAGATTGATAATGATGAATATGATGTCAATTTAGTTCGCCGAGTGGCCACAAGAGGGAAAATGAGGATTGAACTAAAGAGAGTAGATCTGCAAG TTCAAAACACTTTGCCTTCACATTGGGAGGACATGAAAGGAAAGTCAGTTGTTCTGGTACAGCTCACGGCAAGCTCACAGGAATATGCAGTTGTGGAGAAAGAGTTCAAGAAAACTGGACTGACCATCATTAAA ATTGAAAGAGTCCAAAACAGCACACTTTGGAAGAACTACATGATCAAAAAGGAAGAACTGGAAGataaaaacaagcacaaaaacaACGAGAAGCTTCTCTTCCATGGCACGGGCCCTAATACAACAGATCAGATCAACCATCATGGCTTCAATCGCAGCTACGCTGGGTTAAATG GAGCCATGTATGGGAAtggtacatattttgctgttgatCCAAGTTACTCAGCTCAAGGCTACTCTAAACCCGATGTCAATGGAGTCAAACGCATGTACCTCGCCAGAGTGCTTGTCGGAGATTTCACTCAAGGAAAACAAGGTCTTGCCATTCCTCCTGCGAAGAGCTCAAACAGCGTTGATCTTTATAACAGTGTGACTGATAACCCAAAAAACCCAAGCATGTTTGTGATCTTCAGTGATGTACAGGCTTACCCAGAATACATAATCACCTTCAAGTAA
- the LOC127433157 gene encoding protein mono-ADP-ribosyltransferase PARP14-like isoform X4: MEEYPFPIIVEGDWRPEHAKSVKKKLQIYFQSKKKSQGGDCVVQYDEKSSTATIQFKSPHIRDGVLSKAEHVITIEKYEVKLKVSKPSDEEKQPDRKEKPTEQACGYEEPTAGKFLEKSRTHRNFQQYNLRAHALERSTCVRVEDLPADASKMLLELYFEKWGCPQEVITVPSEKAAIITFKEEKAKDNVLKKDHNICNVPVKIYPYFKSLGTALYGSNRPTWKLPEPITVSVHPAIREFLLKKGLISSIRDQMSSQFCQINMDKPEVLLSPDPSLLKQKGVTKRHIDGWSKNASDAFMKIISNYTAFEWPVLNTLWTKVESDIKEVVNDLVFIDMDASKGILTLAGVAHDVIGLKHIMEKMIERATTQMERERNSVTEDMDMSPAMYFLLVQDGMQGATTVSPQLNLDYKKDRNRLVLTGLKMEILTFKNGVLEKKLNMKQKHLRMDHSILEFLKSVDCDEMSRDLFISHGISAVYTVENGNILLFASTDRALADAEKKLGTVLTFNNLTVEDQGVLALPQWQDLNKTLQNSYNTSKKRTVLIHFSTQRDKVIVSGFREPVTEVSENIGHFIEKHSRIEDIVRVKSHAVVEFIKDRKSQDWKSFLKSDKVKVHFDSKRPCIKLSGERASVQPAMSFFVKMADTLHTDTLIIKKAGAKKYFKEQGRFMLLMILKEKRFVVVLQEDHMLEDKEDEFSEGSSEDFGQLFCEVQMPGSVTVTVRKADICKLNVDAVVNAANENLKHIGGVALALLQAAGPHLQQCCDLYIKVNGCLKPGDAIITDAGRLPCKYVVHAVGPRFSDSDRPTAVQRLRCAVRESLNQASGKNCSSIAVPTISSGIFGFPLELCTETIAKEVHDYIEHQNRSGSRNSLTEINLVDNNDITVKAMAHAVRKEFAAFSPKMSSPHHPSYKQHGNSNHGHGAQGYHGHGNHGHRNQDFGSHNHEPKYERGNKDFERQAYVRGETTDSFSGARSENFEGALVTKNTKEGLKITLSKGNIQDACADIIVNTVSEDLDLCKGAVSRSILQTAGHHLQSEVTRFAHSNNPHYGDTVITDGYNLKCSKVFHVICPFWNGGHRSEDEVLIQIIRDCLRKADTRGMASISFPAIGTGNLGFPKDLVAKIMLSEVQQFSPQNLREVTVIVHPSDKESIECFTSIFRHGIQGPITKGGSRHFLPKANSLVRPAQTSEERKSQHEVGLIGKVSTPSLGVHTMNMGQVILEVSSGDITKEKTDAIVNSSNQTFSLKAGVSKAILDAAGLQVEQECLQIVSSSNVQQTEIVTSAGQLPCGNIIHIIGRNSPADIKEVVLSVLKLCEARQFTSVAFPALGTGQGGANPADVADAMVDAVVDFVKKKKVVHVKCVKFLIFQTSMVANFHQSMLRRSGERVEEEKSLLGKIKGFFFGESPENHTNEEFVMVSEEIEPVVFQLCGETPEDLRNAREIINSLIIKEHLNIPIRDPAIAHFNKEDVELLNAMRRELTVSFKLEKKGQDSVITLEGLTRDVHTAENRIRDMIRKVERKENRRREAFMVSSVVEWQYLEHGQNLKPFDMLTNYDLEEASQNRQPSVKIKIDNDEYDVNLVRRVATRGKMRIELKRVDLQVVQNTLPSHWEDMKGKSVVLVQLTASSQEYAVVEKEFKKTGLTIIKIERVQNSTLWKNYMIKKEELEDKNKHKNNEKLLFHGTGPNTTDQINHHGFNRSYAGLNGAMYGNGTYFAVDPSYSAQGYSKPDVNGVKRMYLARVLVGDFTQGKQGLAIPPAKSSNSVDLYNSVTDNPKNPSMFVIFSDVQAYPEYIITFK; the protein is encoded by the exons CTGCAGGAAAGTTCCTTGAGAAGAGCAGGACACATAGAAATTTCCAGCAGTATAATCTGAGGGCCCATGCACTAGAGAGGAGCACATGTGTGAGAGTGGAGGATCTTCCAGCTGACGCCAGTAAGATGCTGCTGGAACTGTATTTTGAAAAATGGGGTTGTCCACAAGAAGTTATCACAGTTCCATCAGAGAAAGCAGCCATTATAACCTTCAAGGAGGAAAAAG cCAAGGATAATGTTTTGAAGAAGGACCATAACATCTGCAATGTTCCAGTCAAGATATATCCATATTTTAAATCACTGGGCACAGCATTGTATGGTAGCAACAGGCCGACATGGAAGCTGCCTGAACCCATCACAGTCAGTGTACATCCTGCAATCAGGGAGTTCCTCCTCAAGAAAGGACTGATTTCCTCTATAAGAGACCAGATGAGCTCACAGTTCTGCCAAATAAACATGGACAAACCTGAAGTTCTGCTCAGTCCTGATCCATCATTGCTGAAACAGAAAGGTGTAACCAAAAGACACATTGATGGCTGGAGTAAGAATGCCTCAGATGCCTTCATGAAAATTATCTCCAACTACACAGCATTTGAGTGGCCAGTATTGAACACCTTGTGGACCAAAGTGGAGAGTGATATTAAGGAAGTGGTGAATGATCTTGTTTTTATAGATATGGATGCCTCTAAAGGAATCCTAACACTGGCAGGTGTGGCCCATGATGTAATTGGCCTGAAACACATCATGGAGAAAATGATAGAAAGAGCAACAACtcaaatggagagagagaggaacagtGTCACAGAAGACATGGATATGTCCCCTGCTATGTACTTTCTGCTTGTACAAGATGGCATGCAAGGTGCTACGACTGTTTCTCCACAACTGAACCTTGACTACAAAAAAGACCGGAACAGATTGGTTTTAACAGGTCTTAAAATGGAAATTCTCACCTTCAAGAACGGGGTCCTTGAGAAGAAATTAAATATGAAGCAGAAGCATTTAAGGATGGACCATTCAATCCTGGAATTCTTGAAATCAGTGGATTGTGATGAGATGTCCAGAGATCTGTTTATATCTCATGGAATAAGTGCTGTCTACACAGTTGAAAATGGAAATATTCTTTTGTTTGCGAGTACAGACAGAGCACTTGCTGATGCAGAGAAAAAGCTGGGGACAGTTCTTACATTCAACAACCTCACTGTAGAAGATCAGGGTGTCCTTGCATTGCCACAGTGGCAGGATCTCAATAAAACACTGCAAAATTCATACAATACTTCCAAAAAGAGGACTGTGCTGATACATTTTTCAACACAGAGAGACAAAGTAATAGTGTCTGGATTCAGAGAACCAGTGACAGAGGTCAGTGAAAACATAGGACATTTCATTGAGAAACACTCTAGAATTGAAGATATAGTTCGTGTCAAATCACATGCAGTGGTTGAATTCATAAAAGATAGAAAATCCCAGGATTGGAAGAGTTTTCTTAAATCTGATAAGGTGAAAGTGCATTTTGATTCAAAGAGACCCTGTATCAAACTGTCTGGAGAGCGTGCATCTGTTCAACCAGCTATGTCCTTCTTTGTAAAGATGGCAGACACTCTCCACACTGATACACTGATCATTAAGAAGGCAGGAGCAAAAAAGTACTTCAAGGAGCAAGGCAGATTTATGCTTTTAATGATTTTGAAGGAAAAAAGGTTTGTGGTGGTGCTCCAGGAAGATCACATGTTGGAAGATAAGGAGGATGAATTTAGCGAAGGTAGTTCTGAAGATTTTGGGCAGCTGTTTTGTGAGGTTCAGATGCCAGGTAGTGTAACTGTTACAGTCAGAAAGGCAGACATTTGCAAGTTAAATGTTGATGCTGTTGTCAATGCTGCTAATGAAAATCTGAAGCACATTGGTGGGGTTGCTTTAGCACTTCTCCAAGCTGCTGGACCACATCTGCAGCAATGTTGTGACCTATATATTAAAGTAAATGGATGTCTAAAACCTGGAGATGCCATCATCACTGATGCTGGTCGACTTCCTTGTAAATATGTGGTGCATGCTGTTGGACCCCGCTTTAGTGATTCAGACAGACCTACTGCTGTGCAACGCCTAAGATGTGCTGTGAGGGAAAGTTTGAACCAGGCTTCAGGCAAAAACTGCTCCTCCATTGCAGTTCCTACAATCAGCTCAGGTATATTTGGCTTTCCTCTTGAACTTTGCACTGAGACAATCGCCAAGGAAGTGCATGACTACATCGAACACCAGAACCGCAGTGGCTCCAGGAACAGCCTGACTGAGATTAATTTGGTTGACAACAATGACATCACTGTGAAAGCCATGGCTCATGCTGTCAGAAAGGAGTTTGCTGCTTTTAGCCCTAAAATGTCTTCCCCTCATCATCCCTCATATAAACAGCATGGGAATAGCAACCATGGACACGGAGCTCAAGGCTATCATGGTCATGGTAATCATGGACATAGAAACCAAGACTTTGGCAGTCACAATCATGAACCAAAATATGAACGTGGTAATAAAGACTTTGAAAGACAAGCATATGTTAGAGGAGAAACCACAGACTCCTTTTCTGGTGCCAGATCAGAGAACTTTGAAGGTGCTCTCGTGACCAAAAATACAAAAGAGGggctaaaaatcaccttgagcaAAGGGAACATCCAGGATGCTTGT GCTGATATCATTGTAAACACTGTATCAGAAGACCTGGACCTTTGTAAAGGTGCTGTTTCAAGATCAATCCTTCAGACTGCTGGTCATCATCTTCAGTCAGAAGTCACTAGATTTGCTCACTCAAATAATCCACATTATGGAGATACAGTCATCACTGATGGCTATAACCTGAAATGTTCAAAAGTCTTTCATGTGATTTGCCCATTTTGGAATGGTGGACATCGCTCAGAAGATGAG GTACTAATTCAGATCATTAGAGATTGCCTGAGAAAAGCAGACACTAGGGGGATGGCTTCAATCTCCTTCCCAGCTATAGGAACTGGGAACCTTGGCTTTCCTAAGGATCTGGTGGCCAAGATCATGCTGAGTGAAGTCCAGCAATTTAGTCCCCAGAACCTTCGAGAGGTAACTGTGATTGTGCACCCTTCTGACAAGGAGAGTATAGAG TGCTTTACCAGCATCTTTAGACATGGGATTCAGGGTCCCATCACAAAAGGAGGAAGTCGACATTTCTTGCCTAAAGCAAATTCTTTGGTCAGGCCAGCACAGACCTCTG aagagagaaagtcacaacatgagg TAGGACTGATTGGCAAAGTCTCCACTCCCTCTCTTGGGGTTCACACAATGAATATGGGTCAAGTGATCCTAGAGGTTTCATCAGGAGACATAACTAAAGAAAAAACTGATGCCATTGTCAACTCCTCAAATCAGACATTTTCTCTGAAAGCAG GAGTTTCCAAGGCCATTTTAGATGCTGCTGGATTACAAGTGGAACaggaatgtttacagattg TGAGTTCATCAAACGTTCAGCAAACAGAGATTGTGACCTCAGCTGGGCAGCTCCCATGTGGAAACATCATTCATATTATTGGACGTAATAGTCCAGCTGACATTAAGGAAGttgttttgtctgttcttaagTTATGTGAGGCACGCCAATTTACCTCTGTTGCCTTTCCAGCTCTTGGCACAG GTCAAGGTGGTGCAAATCCAGCTGATGTTGCAGACGCAATGGTTGATGCAGTTGTTGACTTTGTCAAGAAAAAGAAAGTAgtgcatgtaaaatgtgtaaagttCCTTATATTCCAGACAAGCATGGTAGCAAACTTCCATCAAAGCATGCTCAGAAGATCTGGTGAGAGAGTTGAAGAGGAGAAAAGCCTGTTGGGCAAGATTAAAG GCTTCTTTTTTGGGGAAAGTCCTGAAAAtcacacaaatgaagagtttgtGATGGTGAGTGAGGAAATTGAGCCAGTTGTGTTTCAGCTATGTGGGGAGACACCAGAGGACTTGAGAAATGCCAGGGAAATTATCAACAGCTTGATAATAAAGGAGCACCTAAACATCCCCATCCGGGATCCTGCCATCGCTCATTTCAACAAAGAGGATGTAGAACTGCTGAATGCCATGCGGAGGGAGCTTACAGTCAGTTTTAAACTTGAGAAGAAAGGCCAAGACTCTGTGATTACTTTGGAGGGACTGACAAGAGATGTACACACGGCAGAGAATCGTATTCGGGACATGATCCGTAAGGTGGAAAGGAAAGAAAACCGAAGACGTGAGGCATTTATGGTCAGCAGTGTGGTTGAATGGCAATATCTGGAGCATGGGCAGAACCTCAAACCCTTTGATATGCTCACCAATTATGACCTGGAAGAGGCTTCTCAGAACAGACAGCCTTCAGTGAAAATCAAGATTGATAATGATGAATATGATGTCAATTTAGTTCGCCGAGTGGCCACAAGAGGGAAAATGAGGATTGAACTAAAGAGAGTAGATCTGCAAG TAGTTCAAAACACTTTGCCTTCACATTGGGAGGACATGAAAGGAAAGTCAGTTGTTCTGGTACAGCTCACGGCAAGCTCACAGGAATATGCAGTTGTGGAGAAAGAGTTCAAGAAAACTGGACTGACCATCATTAAA ATTGAAAGAGTCCAAAACAGCACACTTTGGAAGAACTACATGATCAAAAAGGAAGAACTGGAAGataaaaacaagcacaaaaacaACGAGAAGCTTCTCTTCCATGGCACGGGCCCTAATACAACAGATCAGATCAACCATCATGGCTTCAATCGCAGCTACGCTGGGTTAAATG GAGCCATGTATGGGAAtggtacatattttgctgttgatCCAAGTTACTCAGCTCAAGGCTACTCTAAACCCGATGTCAATGGAGTCAAACGCATGTACCTCGCCAGAGTGCTTGTCGGAGATTTCACTCAAGGAAAACAAGGTCTTGCCATTCCTCCTGCGAAGAGCTCAAACAGCGTTGATCTTTATAACAGTGTGACTGATAACCCAAAAAACCCAAGCATGTTTGTGATCTTCAGTGATGTACAGGCTTACCCAGAATACATAATCACCTTCAAGTAA